GAACCAGGAACTGGTGTCGTCGGGACCGTTTTCGATGACCCAGAACCCGCTCTACTTCTTCTCGACGGTCGGCGCTGTCGGTGTCGGACTGATCTTTGGCTCGCTGACGGCCGCCATCGCGCTGGGCCTTGCCAGCTTTTTCATCTTTCGGGTCACGGCGCGCAAGGAAGCCGAATATCTGCTCGGTAAATTCGGCCCCGCCTACCTGGCCTATGCCCAGAGCACGCCACGTTTCTGGCCGAACCCGATGCTCTTCCATGATCCCGACGAGCTTCAGTTCTCGACGCGGGCGCTGAAGCGCACATTCTACGATGGGCTCTATTTCCTGGCGATCTTTCCAGCCATCGAGCTGCTTGAGCAATTCCGGGCGAGCGGCCTGCTGTTCCAGCCCTTGCTCACGCTCTACTGAGCGTTGGCGGTTCGAAACACCGTTCCTCTGATCTGGAAGACAGCCGGCTAAGCGACTCGTGCCGTCATGTAGCGCTTTGGCTGTCGAGGAGCCTGTAGTACTGGCTGACGGCGAAGACACCGACCTTGCGCAAGGCATGCAGCGCATAGGGATTCGGCGCGGTCACTGGGAAGGGCAGATCGGCAGGCTCGGTTCCGGTCGCAAGAGCGGACAGCAGCTTGCCGATGGCCGTGCATGTGGCGACGCCGCGACCATTGCAACCAAGTGCCGTAAGCAGGCCGGGAGCCAGGATGTGGATGTGCGGCATCGTGTCCTTGGTGATGGCAACCTTGCCGCTCCAGACGAATTCAATGGGTGAACCGGCGGCCAGCGGAAAAATCCGCGCCAGAGCCGCCTTCAGCGTCCTGGCATCGTCCATTGTGGGATTGTCGTCGACGGGAGATCGGCCGCCCATGATCAGCCGACCTTCATGGTCCAGGCGAAAGTAAAGCAGGAGCCTCCTGGTGTCGGCCACGCCCTGGCCGCCCGGCAGGATAGTGCTGCGAACCGCTGGCGCCAGCGGGTGCGTGGCAATCTGGAAGCTGGTCACGGGAATGACGGTCTGGCGAAGGCCCGGCCAGAGATCTCCGGTATAGGCGTTGGTGGCCAGGATCACCTTTCGCGCACGGACGCTGCCCTGACCAAGATTTAGCGTCCAGCCTTTGTCCGTCGAACTCAGCCTGAGCACCGGCGCATTCGCCAGGATGGTCGCGCCTTGCGACATCGCGGCGGCTGCCAGCCCGCGTGCGTAGCCGAGTGGCTGCAGCACGCCGCCGCGCGGGTCGAACCAGCCGCCATGATAGGCATTGGGCGACGACCCGGTCAGCGTCGCCATCGCCTGGCGATCGAGCAGGCGGGCCCCGACGCCGCGCGCATGCCACTGGCGAAAGCGCGGGGTCACGATCTCCTCGAAAGCCCTCACGCCATGCGCGCCCTGGATCCAGCCGCTGCGCCTGGCGTGGCAGTCGATGCCGTATTTCTCGATGATGTCGAAGACCAGGTCGGCCGCGCCGCCGATTGTCCTGGTGATGGCGGTGCCCAGCGCCTGTCCGAACTTGGCTTCGAGCTTGTCGGGGTCGTGCTTGAGCCCGGCGATGATCTGGCCGCCATTGCGCCCCGAAGCTCCCCAACCGGGCTCGCTGGCCTCGACCACGACCACCTTCTTGCCGGCCTGCGACAGGTGCAGCGCGGCGCTGAGACCGGTATAGCCGGCGCCGACGATGGCGACGTCGGCCGCGATGTCGCCCCCAGCCGTGGAATATGGCGGCGCTGGGGTCGCGGTCGCCGCCCAGAGGCTGGCTGGCAGGGCATGTGGACCGGCGGCGGGCATGGTTGGCTCTCCCTGAGCGTATTGGCAAGGAAACGCTCCGGCAGACGATGTGCCGGAGCGCCCGGACATTGCTATGGCCGGTTATTGCAGCATCAGCTGGTTCCACTTTTCCTCATAGGCGACAGAGTATTTGTCGGCTTCGCCTTCGTTGAGGATCAGCATGTCCTTGATGTTGTCCGCCGACATGACGAGGATCTTCTTGGTCTCGGCGTCGGCGCCTGATGTCGCGGTGCTGAGCACGGGCCCATAGGTCTTGAGGGCCAGCAGCTTTGCCTGCTGCGGTTCGGCGAGCGCGAAGTTGATGGCTTCATGCGCCAGTTCGGCATTGGGCGATCCCTTGGGGATGACCCACCAATTGGCCCAGGCGATGCCGTCCTTGTAGGTGAAGCCGACGGGCGCGCCTTCGGCTTCCGCCGCCAGCACGCGACCACTCCAGGCCGAGGACAGCGCCAGCTCGCCCGAAGACAGCAGTTGCGGCGGTTGCGCACCGGTGCCCCACCAGACCGAGACATGCGGCTTCAGCTCCTTGATCTTGGCCATGGCCATGTCGGCCTTCTCGGTCGTGTAGGGAAACACTTCCGACGGCTTCAGGCCGGATGCCAGAAGGGCTGCTTCGTAATTGTAGTAGAAGAAGCGGTAGAGGCCGCGTGGCCCGGGGAAGCGTTTCACATCCCAGAAGTCGGCCCAGGACTGCGGGCCGGCATCGGGAAACGCCGTCTTCGACCAGGCGATCACGGTGGCGCCCGTCGAGGTGGCGATGCCGTTCGGCGCGATCCAGCCTTTTTCAAGTGCCGCTGCATTGGGGATCTTCGACACGTCGATCGGCTCGAGGAACCCTTCATTGCCGCCTTGCCAGACGGTGCGG
The nucleotide sequence above comes from Mesorhizobium shangrilense. Encoded proteins:
- a CDS encoding ABC transporter substrate-binding protein, with amino-acid sequence MHRRTFLLTAAGGLLAGATGLPRLANAAGRPFTFTSWGGALSNAEKAAFIDPFGQLKGIEVINTSPTETAKIKAMVQAKAVEWDLVDVGGRTVWQGGNEGFLEPIDVSKIPNAAALEKGWIAPNGIATSTGATVIAWSKTAFPDAGPQSWADFWDVKRFPGPRGLYRFFYYNYEAALLASGLKPSEVFPYTTEKADMAMAKIKELKPHVSVWWGTGAQPPQLLSSGELALSSAWSGRVLAAEAEGAPVGFTYKDGIAWANWWVIPKGSPNAELAHEAINFALAEPQQAKLLALKTYGPVLSTATSGADAETKKILVMSADNIKDMLILNEGEADKYSVAYEEKWNQLMLQ
- a CDS encoding methyltransferase family protein, producing the protein MTYVPLKPVLEAFDQRKRLIVVRAAAVLAVLLLLFARPALTEGSNGHETLEFIGFCLVLVCIAGRLWSILYVGGKKNQELVSSGPFSMTQNPLYFFSTVGAVGVGLIFGSLTAAIALGLASFFIFRVTARKEAEYLLGKFGPAYLAYAQSTPRFWPNPMLFHDPDELQFSTRALKRTFYDGLYFLAIFPAIELLEQFRASGLLFQPLLTLY
- a CDS encoding NAD(P)/FAD-dependent oxidoreductase produces the protein MPAAGPHALPASLWAATATPAPPYSTAGGDIAADVAIVGAGYTGLSAALHLSQAGKKVVVVEASEPGWGASGRNGGQIIAGLKHDPDKLEAKFGQALGTAITRTIGGAADLVFDIIEKYGIDCHARRSGWIQGAHGVRAFEEIVTPRFRQWHARGVGARLLDRQAMATLTGSSPNAYHGGWFDPRGGVLQPLGYARGLAAAAMSQGATILANAPVLRLSSTDKGWTLNLGQGSVRARKVILATNAYTGDLWPGLRQTVIPVTSFQIATHPLAPAVRSTILPGGQGVADTRRLLLYFRLDHEGRLIMGGRSPVDDNPTMDDARTLKAALARIFPLAAGSPIEFVWSGKVAITKDTMPHIHILAPGLLTALGCNGRGVATCTAIGKLLSALATGTEPADLPFPVTAPNPYALHALRKVGVFAVSQYYRLLDSQSAT